The Yersinia intermedia genome window below encodes:
- a CDS encoding ABC transporter ATP-binding protein — protein MNQASQDLILETRGLSKRFGGIQVINKVDLQIRRGEVRCVIGPNGAGKSTFFKLLTGEHTPSDGDIRFFNRRLNTLAPFQRIRMGMSIKFQIPGIFPELTVEQHLQLSLSHLRPEVRSQAVSVDELLERFKLSAEYHQLAGNLSHGKKQWLEIAMAVSLQPTLLMLDEPVAGLSIDETYLTGELIKQMQSDGLTLMVVEHDMTFVRQIASQVTVLHGGQVFADGNATDVLAREDVADIYLGKAV, from the coding sequence ATGAATCAGGCATCGCAGGATCTGATCCTCGAAACCCGTGGGCTGAGTAAGCGCTTCGGTGGCATTCAGGTTATCAATAAGGTCGATTTGCAAATACGTCGCGGTGAAGTGCGCTGTGTCATTGGCCCGAATGGTGCTGGTAAAAGTACCTTTTTCAAATTACTGACTGGCGAACATACGCCAAGTGATGGGGATATCCGTTTCTTCAATCGTCGGCTGAATACTTTAGCGCCGTTTCAGCGCATCAGGATGGGCATGAGCATTAAGTTTCAGATCCCCGGTATTTTCCCTGAATTGACCGTTGAGCAACATTTGCAATTGTCGCTCAGCCACTTACGCCCAGAGGTTCGCTCACAAGCGGTCAGTGTTGATGAACTACTCGAACGCTTTAAGCTCAGCGCTGAATACCATCAGTTGGCCGGTAACTTGTCTCACGGCAAAAAGCAGTGGCTGGAAATTGCGATGGCCGTGTCGCTGCAACCGACGTTGCTAATGCTTGATGAGCCGGTGGCGGGCTTATCTATTGATGAAACCTATCTCACTGGCGAGCTGATTAAGCAAATGCAGAGTGATGGTCTGACGCTGATGGTCGTGGAACACGACATGACATTCGTGCGCCAGATTGCCTCACAAGTCACGGTCCTCCATGGCGGGCAGGTTTTTGCTGACGGCAATGCCACCGACGTGCTGGCCCGTGAGGATGTGGCGGATATCTATTTGGGGAAAGCGGTATGA
- a CDS encoding ABC transporter ATP-binding protein, translating into MNNVVLQIEGLTGGYGGGQVLNGVTLQLHAAEVLGLIGRNGVGKTTLMRTLIGAVPTKQGSILLGETDITLASPQRRARLGIGYVPQGREVFAGLTVAENLQVGMQFVREHREFAKDVRERVLDYFPILRQRLKQKAGTMSGGEQQQLAIARALVGSPKVLLLDEPSEGVQPSIVHIIADTLVRIARELHVAVILVEQDIAMIQRAAQRCAVMDKGQIVENLTQQQLSDDLLMRRHLAL; encoded by the coding sequence ATGAATAACGTGGTGTTGCAAATAGAAGGGCTGACCGGCGGTTATGGCGGTGGGCAAGTGCTTAATGGCGTAACACTGCAACTGCACGCCGCAGAAGTCTTAGGTTTGATTGGCCGCAATGGGGTGGGGAAAACCACACTGATGCGCACCTTAATTGGTGCGGTACCGACGAAACAAGGCAGCATTTTATTGGGCGAGACTGATATCACCCTAGCCTCACCGCAGCGCCGTGCTCGCTTGGGGATCGGTTACGTCCCGCAAGGGCGTGAAGTGTTTGCGGGCCTGACGGTGGCGGAGAACCTGCAAGTCGGCATGCAGTTTGTGCGAGAACACCGTGAGTTTGCTAAAGACGTGCGGGAACGGGTGCTGGATTACTTCCCCATCTTGCGCCAAAGACTCAAACAAAAAGCCGGCACCATGAGTGGCGGCGAGCAACAACAATTGGCTATCGCCAGAGCCTTGGTCGGCTCACCCAAAGTGTTACTGCTGGATGAACCCTCAGAAGGTGTTCAACCCTCTATCGTCCATATCATTGCCGATACACTGGTGCGCATTGCCCGCGAACTGCATGTGGCAGTGATTCTGGTTGAGCAGGATATCGCCATGATCCAACGGGCCGCACAACGGTGCGCGGTGATGGACAAAGGCCAAATAGTAGAAAACCTGACCCAACAACAACTTTCTGATGATCTTTTAATGCGCCGTCATCTGGCTTTGTAA
- a CDS encoding acetamidase/formamidase family protein, which produces MKWLEESIMVKRGVGAGRKPVTHHLTEEMQKEFHYTIGPYSTPVLTIEPGDRVIVDTRDAFEGAISSEQDIPSQLLKMPFLNPQNGPIMVNGAEKGDVIAVYIESMLPRGVNPHGICAMIPHFGGLTGTDLTAMLNDPLPEKVRMIKLDSEKVYWSERHTLPYKPHIGTLSVSPEIDSINSLTPDNHGGNMDVPDIGPGSITYLPVRAPGGRLFIGDAHACQGDGEICGTAVEFASITTIKVDLIKNWQLSWPRMENAETIMSIGSARPLEDATRIAYRDLIYWLVADFGFEQWDAYMLLSQCGKVRLGNMVDPKYTVGAMLNKALLA; this is translated from the coding sequence ATGAAATGGCTCGAAGAATCAATCATGGTCAAACGCGGTGTTGGTGCTGGGCGTAAACCAGTGACCCATCATCTGACCGAAGAGATGCAAAAAGAGTTTCACTATACTATCGGCCCCTACTCAACACCGGTGCTGACCATTGAACCCGGTGATCGGGTGATTGTTGATACCCGCGATGCCTTTGAAGGTGCCATTAGCTCAGAGCAAGATATTCCGAGCCAACTGCTCAAAATGCCCTTTCTCAACCCACAAAATGGCCCGATCATGGTCAATGGTGCCGAGAAGGGGGATGTGATTGCGGTTTATATCGAATCCATGTTGCCGCGTGGCGTTAATCCGCACGGTATCTGCGCCATGATCCCCCATTTTGGCGGGCTGACCGGAACAGACCTAACCGCCATGCTCAATGACCCGCTGCCAGAAAAAGTGCGCATGATTAAGCTCGACAGCGAAAAGGTCTACTGGAGCGAGCGCCACACCCTGCCCTATAAACCTCACATTGGCACCCTGAGTGTGTCGCCAGAAATTGACTCCATCAATTCACTCACGCCGGATAATCATGGCGGGAATATGGATGTCCCGGATATCGGGCCGGGAAGTATTACTTATCTGCCAGTGCGCGCCCCCGGAGGCCGCCTGTTTATTGGTGATGCTCATGCCTGTCAGGGTGATGGTGAGATTTGCGGCACCGCAGTGGAATTCGCCTCAATTACCACCATCAAAGTGGATTTGATTAAGAACTGGCAACTCTCCTGGCCACGAATGGAGAACGCCGAAACCATCATGAGTATCGGCAGTGCGCGCCCGTTAGAGGATGCCACCCGCATTGCTTATCGTGACCTGATTTACTGGCTGGTGGCCGATTTTGGTTTCGAACAATGGGATGCCTACATGCTACTGAGCCAATGCGGCAAAGTGCGGCTGGGCAACATGGTCGACCCGAAATACACCGTCGGCGCCATGCTGAATAAAGCGCTATTAGCGTAA
- a CDS encoding transporter substrate-binding domain-containing protein: MGSDTPVNIGLLYSFSGVTAAQELSQWRGATQAIAEINQNGGINGRPLNAIHFDPQSDDTQFRALAEQLIVEHEVNVIFGGYTSSSRKAMSPVVEKYRRLLFYSQLYEGFEFSENIFYGGAAPNQNCVQLADYLTGQFGARVYLIGSRYIYPYECNRNMQELILQRHDGAVIGERYLDLNAPYEAFLPIIEEITKKQPDFIFSTVVGQTVPFLYQAYQAAGLDPDRMPIGSLNTSETEIAIMGAQVAQGHFSSAPYFQSISTKANQSALKQFHQQFGPELTTDMNWEATYSQVHLFAKAMAECGSDHIFPLSAALRGSQFDAPQGRIRIDPLNQHTGLYPRIGMANEHGQFTIVQESRRIVEPDPYMTNQIQGDWVTKLTTVGYPHAT, translated from the coding sequence ATGGGTTCAGATACACCGGTCAACATTGGCTTACTGTACTCCTTCAGCGGTGTGACGGCGGCACAAGAGTTGTCGCAATGGCGGGGAGCAACACAGGCTATTGCCGAAATTAACCAAAATGGCGGCATCAACGGCAGGCCACTGAATGCGATTCATTTTGACCCACAATCTGACGATACGCAGTTCCGTGCCTTGGCCGAACAATTGATCGTTGAACATGAGGTCAATGTGATTTTTGGCGGCTACACCTCCAGTAGTCGCAAAGCCATGTCACCCGTCGTCGAAAAGTACCGTCGGCTGCTGTTTTACTCGCAACTGTATGAAGGCTTTGAGTTTTCGGAGAATATTTTCTACGGCGGCGCAGCACCTAATCAAAACTGTGTACAACTGGCAGACTATCTCACCGGGCAGTTCGGTGCGCGGGTTTATTTGATTGGTTCCCGCTATATTTACCCTTACGAATGTAATCGCAACATGCAGGAGTTAATTCTGCAACGCCACGATGGCGCGGTCATTGGCGAGCGCTATTTAGATCTGAATGCACCTTATGAGGCGTTTTTGCCCATCATCGAGGAGATCACCAAAAAGCAGCCCGACTTCATCTTCAGTACCGTGGTTGGTCAAACAGTCCCCTTCTTGTATCAGGCTTATCAGGCTGCGGGGCTGGATCCTGACCGCATGCCAATTGGCAGTCTGAATACATCAGAAACCGAGATTGCCATTATGGGGGCGCAAGTGGCACAGGGCCATTTCAGTTCAGCCCCCTATTTCCAAAGCATTAGTACCAAAGCAAATCAATCAGCACTTAAACAATTCCATCAACAATTCGGGCCGGAACTCACCACCGACATGAATTGGGAAGCCACTTACAGCCAGGTGCATCTGTTTGCCAAAGCCATGGCAGAATGCGGCAGCGACCATATTTTCCCACTTTCTGCTGCACTGCGTGGGAGCCAATTTGATGCCCCTCAAGGCCGCATTCGTATTGACCCACTAAATCAACATACTGGACTGTATCCACGCATTGGTATGGCGAATGAGCATGGGCAATTTACCATCGTGCAGGAATCTCGCCGTATCGTCGAACCCGATCCCTATATGACTAATCAGATTCAGGGCGATTGGGTCACGAAGTTAACGACAGTGGGGTATCCACATGCGACCTAG
- a CDS encoding ANTAR domain-containing response regulator, whose amino-acid sequence MRPSDSRISATALLLSRGIRCVVLHPDDEDGATLTNHLRRMGFKVQAFWPIPEQLPADTDLIFYALQSDNPEPDVSWLNPNKHALIAVITYENPTFIDQALNMGAGTTITTPIRASGLLSAMVFALHHAQQQRQMSDRIERLEKKVLGVRQVSEAKAILMRMHSIGEEQAYEILRHQAMDKRITVEEISCALIQANDIFSWTTPSAIHSRKN is encoded by the coding sequence ATGCGACCTAGCGATAGCAGAATCAGTGCGACCGCCCTATTACTCAGCCGTGGGATCCGTTGTGTGGTGTTACATCCCGATGATGAAGACGGCGCAACCCTCACTAATCATTTACGCCGAATGGGGTTTAAGGTTCAGGCTTTCTGGCCTATCCCTGAGCAACTCCCCGCCGATACGGATCTGATTTTTTATGCATTACAGTCAGATAACCCGGAACCGGATGTGTCATGGCTCAACCCTAACAAACATGCCCTGATAGCAGTTATTACCTATGAAAATCCGACGTTTATTGATCAAGCACTCAATATGGGCGCGGGCACCACGATAACCACTCCCATTCGTGCCTCAGGCTTATTGTCGGCCATGGTGTTTGCTTTACACCATGCCCAGCAGCAGCGGCAGATGAGTGATCGAATAGAACGGCTGGAGAAAAAAGTGTTGGGGGTTCGCCAGGTCAGTGAGGCCAAAGCCATCCTGATGCGGATGCACAGCATTGGTGAAGAGCAGGCTTACGAGATCCTGCGCCATCAGGCCATGGATAAGCGCATTACCGTCGAAGAGATCTCGTGCGCATTGATTCAAGCCAACGATATTTTCTCTTGGACCACTCCCAGTGCAATCCATAGCCGGAAGAATTGA
- a CDS encoding nitrilase-related carbon-nitrogen hydrolase, with translation MSITPFLAAAIQFEPLMFAKEANLRQLLALVEQAAQKGARLITTPEMATTGYCWFDRQEIAPMVETVPGESTARFAQLAQRYQCYIVLGMPEVDPQTALYYNSAVLIGPQGVIGCHRKSHPYISEPKWAAAGDVGHQVFDTPLGRIGMLVCMDIHFPETARLLALDGVDVICHISNWLAERTPAPYWISRAMENGCYLLESNRWGLERGVQFSGGSCIIEPDGNIAAVVDGGDGVAYAEIDIKRSRQRQVLGELVFEQRRPDYYHALLSDSFLWNPQDFFGLYGQRPLPPGKQSRITVAQFSPTERVEDNLAAITALTEEAVLQQGSELIVFPESALTGYLAGAAQAQTPESPAVQALARLAIKLRVYLVVGMAEKQQDKCYNTQILLGPEGVIGTYRQIHLSRAHQAWASAGEHWRVFDTALGRVGLLLGHDALLPESARILALMGCDIISCSAALPAGFTAAHAGSAVVQNYPISMGADPLHWHLFRTRAGENNLYLAFANAVDDLNERGGYSGIFGPETFTFPRLERLLWQETQAVTQTINTASLAGSPYPTNVVRRKDLVTMRQPHHYKPLLN, from the coding sequence ATGTCGATAACGCCTTTTCTTGCAGCCGCAATTCAATTTGAACCCTTAATGTTTGCCAAAGAAGCGAATTTGCGTCAGTTACTGGCATTGGTAGAACAGGCGGCACAGAAAGGTGCACGTCTGATTACCACGCCAGAAATGGCGACCACCGGTTACTGTTGGTTTGATCGACAGGAGATTGCGCCGATGGTCGAAACTGTCCCCGGTGAAAGCACCGCCCGCTTCGCGCAACTGGCACAGCGTTATCAATGCTATATCGTCTTAGGGATGCCAGAAGTGGATCCGCAAACAGCGCTGTATTACAACAGTGCGGTACTCATCGGGCCGCAAGGGGTGATTGGCTGCCATCGCAAAAGCCACCCCTATATTTCAGAACCTAAATGGGCGGCTGCGGGTGATGTCGGGCATCAAGTGTTTGATACACCGCTGGGGCGTATTGGCATGCTGGTCTGTATGGATATTCATTTTCCCGAAACTGCCCGTCTACTGGCACTGGATGGTGTTGATGTCATTTGCCATATCAGCAACTGGCTGGCAGAGCGCACTCCGGCCCCTTACTGGATCAGTCGGGCAATGGAAAATGGCTGCTATCTGTTGGAAAGCAACCGCTGGGGATTAGAGCGCGGCGTGCAATTTAGCGGTGGCAGTTGCATCATTGAACCTGATGGCAACATTGCGGCGGTGGTGGATGGCGGCGATGGAGTTGCTTATGCCGAAATTGACATCAAGCGTAGCCGTCAGCGCCAAGTGTTAGGCGAATTGGTGTTTGAGCAACGCCGCCCTGACTATTATCACGCGCTATTAAGTGACAGTTTTTTATGGAACCCTCAGGATTTCTTTGGGCTTTACGGGCAACGGCCGTTGCCGCCCGGTAAACAGAGCCGTATCACGGTAGCGCAGTTCTCCCCAACAGAACGGGTGGAAGACAATTTGGCAGCAATTACCGCCCTGACAGAAGAGGCAGTGTTACAGCAAGGCAGTGAACTTATCGTGTTCCCGGAGTCAGCCCTGACCGGTTATCTCGCAGGTGCGGCTCAGGCCCAAACACCAGAAAGTCCCGCAGTGCAGGCGTTGGCTCGTCTGGCCATAAAGTTACGGGTATATCTGGTAGTAGGAATGGCCGAAAAACAACAGGATAAGTGTTACAACACCCAGATTCTGTTGGGGCCGGAGGGGGTCATTGGCACCTATCGGCAAATACATTTGTCTCGGGCACATCAAGCTTGGGCTAGCGCTGGGGAGCACTGGCGCGTATTTGATACTGCGCTCGGTAGAGTTGGATTGCTGCTGGGCCATGATGCACTGTTACCCGAATCCGCACGTATTTTGGCCCTGATGGGATGCGACATTATCTCCTGTTCCGCCGCACTTCCTGCGGGGTTCACTGCTGCGCATGCGGGTAGTGCCGTGGTGCAAAATTATCCGATCTCAATGGGAGCCGACCCGCTACACTGGCACTTATTCAGAACCCGCGCGGGGGAAAATAACCTTTATCTGGCCTTTGCTAATGCTGTCGATGATCTCAATGAGCGAGGAGGATATAGCGGAATATTCGGGCCGGAAACCTTCACTTTCCCACGCCTTGAGCGGCTGCTTTGGCAAGAAACGCAAGCTGTAACACAAACCATTAATACCGCGTCTCTCGCCGGCAGCCCCTACCCAACCAATGTGGTGCGCCGTAAAGATCTGGTCACCATGCGCCAGCCCCATCACTACAAACCGTTACTGAATTAG
- a CDS encoding sugar-binding transcriptional regulator, with protein sequence MEKSDDLRLMVKIAQMYYEQNFTQAEIARALGIYRTSISRMLKKVREQGIVTISINYNYNENLLLEQQLKSRFKLREAIVVSSEHDQSPEHQLILMAKQCAALLNRIIENGDILGFSWGSAIATLVEQMDTSPVSRQLTCIPMVGGPSGKLESRYHVNTLVYSAAMKLKGESLLIDFPAILEKSVIRDGIVQSQHYQAIADYWQRLDIAIFGIGSPNISGNSTWRAFYGSDVIDHFNDRQVAGDICSRFYDLQGNPVETYISDKTITIDLEKIKKARYSIGIAHSHEKISGIIGAIKGKYINSLVTTKETAEEILRLTA encoded by the coding sequence ATGGAAAAGAGCGACGATCTGCGCCTGATGGTGAAAATTGCACAAATGTATTACGAGCAAAACTTCACACAAGCGGAGATAGCACGCGCGCTCGGTATTTATCGCACCAGTATCAGCCGAATGCTAAAAAAAGTACGCGAGCAGGGCATTGTTACGATTTCAATCAATTATAACTATAACGAGAATTTGTTACTGGAACAGCAGTTGAAATCGCGCTTTAAATTACGGGAGGCGATAGTCGTCTCTTCAGAGCACGATCAATCGCCAGAACACCAGTTGATATTAATGGCAAAACAGTGTGCCGCCTTGCTGAACCGAATTATTGAGAATGGCGATATCCTCGGCTTCTCTTGGGGCAGTGCGATTGCCACCCTGGTTGAGCAAATGGATACATCACCGGTATCGCGTCAGTTAACCTGTATCCCGATGGTGGGTGGCCCCTCAGGTAAACTGGAAAGCCGTTATCATGTGAATACACTGGTTTATAGCGCCGCAATGAAATTAAAAGGCGAGTCATTGTTGATCGATTTCCCGGCAATTTTGGAAAAAAGTGTTATCCGTGATGGCATTGTGCAATCTCAGCATTATCAGGCTATCGCTGACTACTGGCAGCGGCTGGATATCGCTATATTCGGTATTGGTTCACCCAATATCTCGGGTAATTCCACCTGGCGTGCTTTTTATGGCAGTGATGTTATTGATCACTTTAATGACCGACAAGTTGCTGGTGATATTTGTTCGCGCTTTTACGATTTACAGGGCAATCCGGTGGAAACCTATATTAGCGATAAGACAATTACCATCGACTTAGAGAAAATTAAAAAAGCCCGTTACTCCATCGGTATTGCACATTCTCATGAAAAAATCAGCGGGATCATCGGAGCAATTAAAGGGAAATATATTAATAGTTTGGTGACTACCAAAGAAACCGCTGAGGAGATACTCAGACTGACGGCATAA
- a CDS encoding PTS sugar transporter subunit IIA — translation MVSVIFCAHGDLAVSMLNSVNMVYGATQNITPLLFNRGENAEDLVTKMQDVMAHSDGYSWLIAVDLQGGSPYNAATRLAFNNHNIQVISGLSLPLALEIADNQHSMAARELADYLLEIGAQCVQSFHHLQNVEEEEADFI, via the coding sequence ATGGTTAGTGTCATTTTTTGTGCTCACGGTGATTTAGCGGTTTCAATGCTTAATTCCGTCAATATGGTGTATGGCGCAACACAAAATATTACCCCGCTGTTATTTAACCGTGGTGAAAATGCCGAAGATTTAGTGACAAAAATGCAAGATGTGATGGCACATAGTGACGGTTACTCTTGGCTAATTGCAGTTGATTTGCAGGGCGGCAGCCCGTACAACGCGGCCACCCGGCTGGCATTCAACAATCACAACATTCAAGTTATCAGTGGGTTATCACTACCATTGGCGCTGGAGATTGCTGATAACCAGCACTCGATGGCAGCAAGAGAACTGGCTGATTACTTACTGGAAATTGGCGCGCAATGTGTGCAGTCATTCCACCACTTACAGAATGTCGAAGAAGAAGAGGCCGACTTTATATGA
- a CDS encoding mannose/fructose/sorbose PTS transporter subunit IIB, whose translation MKINLARIDDRLIHGQVTTVWAKEAKAGRIIICSDEVYNDDIRKTLLKQAAPPGIKVNVVNIEKAVAVYHNPKYINDTVFYLFTNPTDVLRLVDQDVKIEVINIGGMAFKQGKRQLTKAVSVDQEDIKAFYALAERGVHLDLRVVTSDPQVDVIKKIRELESK comes from the coding sequence ATGAAAATCAATCTGGCAAGAATTGACGACCGACTGATTCACGGTCAGGTCACCACGGTATGGGCGAAAGAGGCCAAAGCCGGGCGGATTATTATCTGTAGCGACGAAGTCTATAACGATGATATCCGTAAAACGTTATTAAAACAGGCAGCACCGCCGGGAATAAAAGTAAACGTGGTTAACATCGAAAAGGCCGTCGCGGTTTACCACAATCCTAAATACATTAACGATACGGTTTTTTATTTATTTACCAATCCGACCGATGTTTTACGGCTGGTGGATCAAGACGTAAAAATTGAAGTTATTAATATTGGTGGCATGGCATTTAAACAAGGTAAAAGGCAATTAACTAAAGCAGTATCAGTTGATCAGGAGGATATTAAAGCCTTTTATGCCTTAGCTGAACGTGGCGTACATTTGGATTTACGGGTAGTCACTTCCGACCCGCAGGTTGATGTGATTAAAAAGATACGTGAACTGGAGTCTAAATAA
- a CDS encoding PTS mannose/fructose/sorbose transporter subunit IIC: protein MEISLVQIILIFIFSCIAGMGSVLDEFQTHRPLIACTITGLILGDMTTGVILGGTLELIALGWMNVGAAQSPDSALASIISTILVIVGHQNIATGIAIALPVAAAGQVLTVFARTITVVFQHAADRAAEKANFAMIDLMHVSALLVQALRVAIPVLIVSIFVSADTVSHMLSAIPTVVTHGLQISGGFIVVVGYAMVLNMMGVKYLMPFFFLGFIVGGYLGFSLLAFGGIGLIIALLYIQLNPLYQKPAASATSASHAKLDELED from the coding sequence ATGGAAATAAGTTTAGTACAGATAATCTTAATCTTTATTTTCTCATGCATCGCCGGTATGGGCAGTGTGCTGGATGAATTTCAAACTCATCGGCCATTAATCGCCTGTACCATTACTGGCCTGATTCTCGGTGATATGACCACCGGCGTTATTCTCGGCGGTACCTTGGAATTGATCGCCCTTGGGTGGATGAACGTCGGTGCGGCGCAATCTCCCGATTCCGCCCTCGCCAGTATCATTTCAACCATTCTGGTCATTGTCGGCCATCAAAACATTGCCACCGGGATTGCTATCGCCCTACCCGTGGCGGCAGCCGGTCAGGTGCTGACAGTCTTCGCCCGTACCATTACCGTGGTTTTCCAGCACGCAGCAGATAGGGCCGCAGAAAAAGCCAACTTTGCCATGATCGACTTAATGCACGTCTCAGCCTTACTGGTTCAGGCTCTGCGTGTAGCGATACCGGTTTTGATCGTATCCATCTTTGTCAGTGCCGATACCGTCAGTCACATGCTCAGCGCGATCCCAACCGTGGTCACCCATGGGTTACAAATCTCAGGCGGATTTATTGTGGTAGTCGGTTACGCCATGGTGCTCAACATGATGGGCGTGAAATACCTTATGCCCTTCTTCTTCCTCGGTTTTATTGTCGGTGGCTACCTTGGTTTCAGCCTGCTCGCCTTTGGTGGCATCGGCCTGATTATTGCCTTGCTATATATCCAGTTAAATCCTTTGTATCAGAAACCGGCGGCCTCTGCGACGTCAGCCAGCCACGCCAAACTTGATGAATTAGAAGATTAG
- a CDS encoding PTS system mannose/fructose/sorbose family transporter subunit IID gives MSTPHKQLTRSDLFKMFLRSNLQQASFNYERIHGLGFCYDMVPAIKRLYPLKADQVAALKRHLVFFNTTPAVCGPVIGVTAAMEEARANGADIDEGAINSLKVGLMGPLAGVGDPLIWGTLRPITAALGASLALNGNVLGPILFFLSFNSVRLALKWFGLQYGFSKGVNIVKDLGGNLLQKLTEGASILGLFIMGVLVTKWTSINVPLVISKTPAQDGSTVTMTVQNILDQLCPGLLALALTLLMMRLLKRKINPIWLIFSLFGLGILGSWLGILS, from the coding sequence ATGAGCACACCTCACAAACAATTAACTCGCTCTGATCTGTTTAAAATGTTCTTACGCAGTAACTTACAACAAGCCTCTTTTAACTATGAACGTATCCACGGCTTAGGTTTTTGCTATGACATGGTGCCCGCAATCAAGCGTTTGTACCCATTGAAAGCAGATCAGGTTGCTGCCTTAAAACGTCATTTGGTGTTCTTCAACACTACTCCCGCAGTCTGTGGCCCGGTCATTGGGGTGACGGCGGCGATGGAAGAAGCGCGAGCCAATGGGGCCGACATTGATGAAGGGGCAATTAATAGTCTGAAAGTCGGGCTAATGGGGCCATTAGCCGGGGTCGGTGACCCATTAATCTGGGGAACGTTACGCCCAATCACCGCAGCCTTGGGGGCTTCGCTGGCGCTAAATGGCAACGTGCTAGGCCCGATCTTGTTCTTCTTATCCTTCAACTCTGTTCGTCTGGCATTGAAATGGTTCGGCCTGCAATACGGCTTTTCCAAAGGGGTCAATATCGTCAAAGACCTTGGCGGCAATCTGCTACAAAAGCTGACGGAAGGCGCGTCCATTCTGGGCCTGTTTATCATGGGAGTTTTGGTCACTAAATGGACCAGCATCAATGTGCCACTGGTCATTTCGAAAACACCGGCACAGGACGGCAGCACAGTAACCATGACGGTGCAAAACATTCTGGATCAGCTCTGTCCCGGCCTGTTAGCACTGGCACTAACCCTGTTAATGATGCGTTTACTCAAACGTAAAATTAACCCTATCTGGCTTATCTTCTCCTTGTTTGGCCTTGGAATTTTAGGCTCATGGCTTGGCATTCTTTCCTGA